One genomic segment of Brassica napus cultivar Da-Ae chromosome A3, Da-Ae, whole genome shotgun sequence includes these proteins:
- the LOC106407006 gene encoding 1-aminocyclopropane-1-carboxylate oxidase-like, with product MDQTIKFPVVNLSKLNGEERDQTMALINDACENWGFFEIVNHGLPHDLMDNVEKMTKEHYKKSMEQKFNDMLRSKGLEKLETEVEDVDWESTFYLRHLPQSNLYDIPDMSDEYRTAMKDFGKRLENLAEDLLDLLCENLGLEKGYLKKVFHGTKGPTFGTKVSNYPPCPGPEMIKGLRAHTDAGGIILLFQDDKVSGLQLLKDGDWIDVPPLNHSIVINLGDQLEVITNGKYKSVMHRVVTQKEGNRMSIASFYNPGSDAEISPASSLASKETEYPSFVFDDYMKLYAGVKFQPKEPRFEAMKNATAVTELNPAASVETF from the exons ATGGACCAGACCATTAAGTTTCCTGTTGTAAACTTGTCCAAGCTCAATGGTGAAGAAAGAGACCAAACCATGGCTCTAATCAACGATGCTTGCGAAAATTGGGGTTTCTTTGAG ATAGTGAACCATGGGTTACCACATGATTTGATGGACAACGTTGAGAAGATGACAAAGGAGCATTACAAGAAATCAATGGAACAGAAGTTTAACGACATGCTCAGGTCCAAAGGTTTGGAAAAGCTTGAGACAGAAGTTGAGGACGTCGATTGGGAAAGCACTTTCTACCTTCGTCACCTTCCTCAATCCAATCTCTACGACATTCCTGATATGTCTGATGAATATCG GACGGCCATGAAAGATTTTGGGAAGAGATTGGAGAATCTTGCAGAGGATTTGTTGGATCTACTGTGTGAGAATCTAGGGTTAGAGAAAGGGTATCTGAAGAAAGTGTTTCATGGAACAAAAGGTCCAACCTTTGGGACTAAGGTGAGCAATTATCCACCTTGTCCTGGACCAGAAATGATCAAAGGTCTCAGGGCCCACACTGATGCAGGAGGCATCATCTTGTTGTTTCAAGACGACAAAGTCAGTGGCCTCCAGCTTCTCAAAGATGGTGATTGGATCGATGTTCCTCCACTCAACCACTCCATTGTCATTAATCTTGGTGACCAACTCGAG GTGATAACCAACGGCAAGTACAAGAGTGTGATGCACCGTGTGGTGACTCAAAAAGAAGGGAACAGAATGTCTATTGCATCGTTCTACAATCCCGGAAGCGATGCGGAGATCTCTCCAGCTTCATCACTCGCCAGCAAGGAAACCGAATACCCAAGCTTTGTGTTTGATGACTACATGAAGCTTTATGCTGGGGTCAAGTTTCAGCCTAAAGAGCCACGCTTTGAGGCGATGAAGAATGCTACTGCAGTTACAGAACTGAACCCAGCCGCATCCGTAGAGACTTTCTAA
- the LOC125607276 gene encoding secreted RxLR effector protein 161-like: protein MHEPKVSHAGALKQVLRYLKGSTSFGLSYKKAGRRELEGYVDSGHNIDEDDGRSTTCHIFYLDDCPISWYSTKQETVALSSCEAEFMAATEAAKQAIWLQELLEEVSKEMCKRTTIYIDNKSAIALTKNPHYKKKELLLRFFETRFLSHIFVT from the coding sequence ATGCATGAACCAAAAGTTTCTCATGCAGGAGCTCTCAAGCAGGTACTTAGGTATCTAAAGGGATCAACTTCGTTTGGTCTCTCATACAAGAAAGCGGGTAGGAGAGAACTGGAAGGTTATGTGGACAGTGGACACAATATCGACGAGGATGATGGAAGAAGTACCACATGTCACATTTTCTATCTCGATGATTGTCCAATTTCGTGGTACTCAACGAAGCAAGAGACCGTTGCACTCTCATCCTGCGAGGCTGAATTTATGGCCGCCACTGAAGCTGCCAAACAGGCGATTTGGTTGCAGGAGTTACTTGAAGAAGTCAGCAAGGAGATGTGCAAGAGAACCACCATCTACATTGACAACAAATCAGCGATAGCATTAACAAAGAAtcctcactacaagaaaaaggaGCTATTGTTACGATTTTTTGAGACTAGATTTCTTAGTCACATATTTGTGACATAA